One Micropterus dolomieu isolate WLL.071019.BEF.003 ecotype Adirondacks linkage group LG23, ASM2129224v1, whole genome shotgun sequence DNA window includes the following coding sequences:
- the slc46a3 gene encoding solute carrier family 46 member 3 has protein sequence MKGLFLVEPVVALYAFSSFLIYPLVQQYVYRRLWQQVTNTTYPISDNTSRCAANSSSNYSSYHEEVQRQASIFFLYTDLFSTIPSLVVTLLLVAYSDKGGRKITIIMPLIGTLIYTSAFLTVSFFELNIYLLIGSSILTSLFGGLGTFLGGCFAYIADLCEDGREKTLRMAGLDMMIGLLSGVASISTGYFLRAAGFNWPFLTSALCQCLILIYAIFILEETVKKVPTNAIILDGSPQRSALKQMIHRVYQMFAGASRKYTTVLILLMLIFTSFSFAYVGGITLITLYELNEPLCWTEILIGYGSALSTTVFLVSFVGVSAFTYCGVPQLVIVLMGILSVVSGMVLLAFAKTTLLMFIVRVPMLLSIMPFPVLRSMMSKIISKSEQGALFACLSFLESLNNNVSSAVFSSVYAATVAWYPGFIFLLSAGLCVIPLFLLGVVGLIGVDVAEEAKRAEPDVSGEEDSFEDQNDTSPLSRAT, from the exons ATGAAGGGTCTTTTCCTCGTGGAGCCGGTGGTTGCCCTGTACGCTTTCTCCAGTTTTCTCATCTATCCTCTTGTTCAGCAATATGTGTACCGGAGGCTCTGGCAGCAGGTGACAAACACCACCTACCCCATCTCTGACAACACCTCCAGATgtgcagcaaacagcagcagcaactatTCAAGCTACCATGAG GAGGTACAGAGGCAGGCATCTATTTTCTTCCTTTACACAGACCTCTTCTCCACAATCCCCTCTTTGGTTGTCACACTCTTGCTTGTGGCCTATAGTGACAAGGGAGGACGAAAGATCACAATCATAATGCCTTTGATTGGCACGCTGATCTACACCTCGGCCTTCCTGACAGTGTCCTTCTTTGAGCTCAACATTTACTTGCTCATTGGCTCCTCAATTCTCACTTCTCTGTTTGGCGGCTTGGGTACATTTCTGGGGGGCTGTTTTGCCTATATAGCAGACTTGTGTGAGGATGGTCGTGAGAAGACACTGCGCATGGCTGGACTGGACATGATGATTGGCCTGTTGTCTGGGGTTGCCTCAATATCAACCGGCTACTTTCTGAGAGCTGCAGGCTTTAACTGGCCTTTCCTAACATCTGCGTTATGCCAGTGTTTGATCCTAATCTATGCCATTTTCATCCTAGAAGAGACTGTAAAGAAGGTTCCCACTAATGCCATTATTCTAGATGGGTCTCCTCAGCGCTCAGCCTTGAAACAAATGATCCACAGGGTCTACCAGATGTTTGCAGGGGCCAGCCGCAAATACACAACTGTCTTGATCCTTTTGATGCTCATCTTCACCAGCTTCTCCTTTGCATATGTGGGTGGGATCACCTTGATCACACTATATGAGCTTAATGAGCCACTGTGCTGGACTGAGATTTTGATTGGTTACGGCTCAGCACTGTCCACCACTGTGTTCCTGGTCAGTTTTGTGGGAGTTTCAGCATTCACGTACTGTGGTGTGCCGCAGTTGGTCATTGTCCTGATGGGGATCCTGTCCGTCGTATCAGGCATGGTCCTGCTGGCGTTTGCTAAGACCACTTTACTGATGTTCATAG TGAGGGTGCCAATGCTTCTGTCCATCATGCCATTCCCTGTTCTACGCTCCATGATGTCAAAGATCATCTCAAAGTCTGAGCAGG GAGCCCTGTTTGCCTGTCTTTCCTTTCTGGAGAGTTTAAATAACAATGTATCAAGCGCAGTCTTCAGCAGTGTTTATGCTGCTACGGTGGCATGGTACCCTGGGTTCATCTTCCTGTTGTCTGCAGGACTCTGTGTCATCCCTTTGTTTCTCCTAGG GGTGGTGGGTCTGATAGGAGTGGATGTTGCCGAAGAGGCAAAACGGGCAGAGCCTGACGTCTCAGGGGAGGAGGATTCTTTTGAAGATCAGAACGACACCAGTCCTCTTAGCAGAGCCACATAG